AAAGTCTCCATATGAACTTGTGTTTGGTTTTTCTCCTATTTTAGGTCAACTTAGAGTTATAGGGTGTCTTTGTTTCAGCACTGTGTTAAACAACTCTGATAAGTTTACCACACATGCAGAAAAATGTGTTTTAGTTGGATattcaaatgaaaaaaaaagggtACAAGCTTTGGAGTTTAGATCAAAAAATGATGTTCTTCTCTAGGGATGTTAGGTTCTATGAAACCGTGTTCCCTTTTAAGGAAAAGAAAACTTTTTCAGATCCTAATACTCCTACTGAAGTTAATACCCTTAACTTTTTTGACTTATCTGATTTAAACTTCACTCAAAGACCCCAAGTTGACCCAATTCCCGATGATGAGAATACACATACAAATACTTCAACAGGTCCTGGGTCTGAGCAGTCTGAAAACGATGTAGAAATTGCTTTAGGCATGGCTGAAAATCAGCAACCAAGCAATATGGAATCGAATGCGGATAGGGCTGAGCATGATACTGAACAAGAAGACAATAATAATTCTGAGGGAAATATTGGTGAACAAACTAACACGTTTTTAAGGAGATCCTCCCGAAACAGTAATTTTCCCTCAAAATTTGATGACTTCATAGTAGATGGGAAAGTCAAGTATGGTCTTGAAAAAGTCTTAAATTATGCTAATTTACCCCCTGAAAGTTTCTGCTTTGCTTCTATGTTAAATAAAAGTTGTGAACCTAAAAATTACTTTGAAGCTAAAAATGATGCTAATTGGGTTGATGCTATGAATTCTGAACTTGAAGCTTTACTTAGAAATAATACCTGGGAGATTGTAGACCTACCACCTAATAGGAAGGCTATTGGGTGCAAATGGGTTTATAAGATTAAGTATAAGTCAAACGGTGAAGTAGAAAGATATAAGGCTAGGCTGGTTGCAAAAGGGTTTAGTCAAAAGGAGGGCATTGACTTCTTTGATACGTTTCCCCCTGTTGTTAAAATGGTTACAGTTAGGTGTGTGTTATCTATGGCTGTTCACTTTAACTGGGAAATATATCAGCTTGATATTAACAATGCTTTTCTATATGGGGACCTTAATGAAGAAATTTATATGTGCTTACCTGATGGTTATAACCCTTCTTCTGAATCTAAAGTATGTAAATTAAAAAAATCCTTGTATGGATTAAAACAAGCTCCTAGGATGTGGAATGAGAAACTTGTGTCTGTTCTTGTCGATCTTGGCTTCCAACAAAGTAAGTGTGACCACTCCATGTTTGTCATGACAAAAGACACTGTGTTTATTGTCCTTCTTGTCTATGTGGATGATATTATTATATCTGGTAATTGTTCAAAACAAGTTAATAACATTAAATTGTTACTCAAATCAAAGTTTTTTATAAAAGATTTGGGAAAATTGCAGTATTTTCTGGGCATTGAAGTTATAAGAGACTCAACTAGCTTATGCTTAACCCAAAGGAAATATTGCTTAGATTTGCTTGCTGAATTCGGTATGACTGGTTGCAAACCAGTCAGTTGTCCTATCGAAGCAAATCACATTTTATCACATCTTTGTGAGAAGGATAATGAACCCTTAACCAATATAACAGTTTTTCAAAAACTTGTGGGAAAATTGATCTATCTCTCCTACACTAGACCAGACAAAGCATACTCTGTGCATTACCTTAGTCAGTTTATGCATTCTCCTTTGCAAGCCCACTTCAAAATTGCCTTACGGCTTTTAAGGTACTTAAAGGGAGCTCCAGGTAAAGGAATCTTGTTTAAAAAAGGAGATTCATTAAACATAAAAGCCTTTTCTGACTCAGACTGGGCTAAGTGCCTAAGTTCTCGTAAATCTATTACTGGTTTTTGTGTGTTCCTAGGGAATAATCTTGTGTCATGGAAAAGTAAGAAGCAGTCCACCGTCTCAAGGTCTTCTGCTGAAGCAGAATACCGATCTATGTGTGCTGCTACATGCGAGATTATTTGGATCTCCAACCTTTTAAGAGAATTACAGATTGATTCTAAGCTCCCTGTTCAGCTATATTGTGATAATAATGCTGCCATTTCCATTGCCGCCAACCCTGTCTTTCATGAGCGTACCAAACACTTTGAGATTGACCTTTTCTTCTTACGGGAAAAAATTGCTAAAGGAATTATTCTGTTGGTGTTAAATCTGAAGACCAAGCTGCTGATATTCTTACTAAGGGACTATCTCCTGGACCTCATGAAAAGGTTTGCCAACTTCTCAACATGTCTAATTACTTTAAATAttgaattggggggggggggtgttaaaatACTCAATTCTATATTTACGTTATAGTTGTTTCCGTTTATTATTTCTTATATTTTCCTGTTTTTTGTTTCATGGTCTGCTGGGTTTATGCTCGTTGGGCTCTTCTCTACTGTTGGGCTAATTCCTGCTGATGGGCTGCTTCCGGTTCAAGTGGGCTCCCTCTTACGCGTTAACCCTATTTTTGCCCCTTTATATTTGGTCTCCTTGGGATCATTGTAAGCAGACAAGTACACCTCTCTCTCTCAGTTCGTCCCACGGTCTCTCTCTAGAACATTCTGCAGTTGTCTTTGCGTGTTCGAGAGCCCCTTGTGTTGGTCACCTTGTACGCAGATCATCAGTTGATAATCTGCCCTTGTCTGTGAGTAGTGAGGTTGTGGTGCTTTGTATCATTGTCATACCTGTTCTTTGTCTTTCATTTTCACTGTACTTCAGTAAACTCAATAAAAGAACCTGTGATTCTGTGTTGTTAACAGTCCAGTATCGAATCAAATGACAACAACCTTTGTTGTGTGATGTGATTCTACACGGGTCATATAAAGCTATATCGCCTGTATATAGAGTGTGTAAATTGTGTGCCTCGTATATTtgtcttattttttttaattcaacGAATTAATTAATTCGACTTATGATTCCTATATTTGACATAAGGTTCCTCGCTTCGCGTGCGAGTTATTTGATTCGATGTAATATTCCACAATTCGTAGGCAAATTCTTTGATAAGACATAATATTCCATCAAAACTTGCTATATAAATAACTATAAACTTCTTCatttttcatttagtttctaaTCATATTTGTTCATTTCTCTCTATATTCTACTTATCTTAGCTAACAATATCTTTTTGGGAGGATACTTATGTTTTTGGTAGTGATCTACTAGCGAATTGTATTAGCCGACGTATGACTAGAGTCAAGATACAAATCCGGAGTTTTTGACATTCGATTTAAATCAAGGGTCATTTGATGTTAATCAACATTAGGGGCCGTATGATAACTATCAAGGGACTTATGGCTTTGAATATCCTAATGAGTTTAGGTTTGTTGAACCTAAAAAAGAGATGATGTTTAATAGTGGACACCTTGACGAAGGGCCTAGTGATGAGGAACCTAGTGTCAAACCGACCAGGTACAATATTTCTACACTTATTTGTCGTACGCTTAATAGAATTGTAGTCAAACCACAAAGTTTTTTTCAGAGATTCGGCACCTTAAAAGATTTGGTGAACTAGTGTGTTGTAGTAGAACATGAGAACGGATACACCACAACCACGTGTAGACGTGGTGGAACAAAAAAAAACCAGGTGCAAGTCATACTGAAAGAGGATAAATGCTTGAACGCTAGAGGCGAGACATGCTAAGCATAACCATGAACCTGTGTTATATCATGAGGGTCATTTGTACCTGATGAGGCTGACCTTAGATGAAGAAAGGACGATATGGCAGCTCACACACTATAACATGCCCGCACGAGTCATAATTTCGACTATTAATGTGAGAAACCCTGACAATGTGTCCACAAAAATACCATATACGATGCACGAGCGAAATTGGGTCGATTATAGAAAGTCGGCAACACTCAAATGCGAGATTTTTTTCTACATGTTACACTCAAAAGAGTATATATACTACTACTTAACAAATGAAACCGATATAATGGTAAAAGGAGTTTGTAATGCTCCGCATTTTCTATACTTTCCATTTTTAGAAAGTTGTATTCGCATTTCTATTTTTCGAAACTTGTATTCTTACTACATTTCAATACTTATAATctcgagactttgatcataatggaaatcgtatttttatatcaaacttttTTAATCATACATGCATAATATGTAATCAGTCGCGAAATACACGTTTTAATTTAAAACCGAGACATACATCGAGATTATATTTTCTCAGAATCACATTCATACATGTATCATACTTATAATATACATGCATACACATTTTATAGCATAAAATAACTAACAATACAAGTGCAAggactaaaaatgaaaatttccaTATCCCCAACCACTTTCTTTAATGTCCTAACCTCCAACCAACTCATTTAATACCCCAAACCCACCTTCTAACCTCCAACCAACTTATTTAATACCCCTCCTAACTCCCAACCACATTCATTTAAACCCTAGCCACCTTCATTTAAACCCTAACCACTTAACCCTCTTATAAATACCAACTCTAACACCTTCCAAACACTTGCACAACCTCTAAATCACTTCCCAACTCTCTcaaattttcaagattttcaactttgggcaaaaagttcaagaaccaaaactGGAAACTTCGGTGTTCCAATAACTCAAGACTCGTTAAACTCACTAAGTGGAAATTTCTTCGCAAACCGTGAGTTTATTTGACCCTTTTTACGctttaatgcacttttgggtgtaacatgtttcaACTATCAAAATTCACAATACACATAATCAAACATATTCAATCACTCAATCCGCTAAACATGttatttgttatgcttaggttgtttATGCTAGAATACTTTCATGCCCTCTATTTGTCATTAACttagctagcccaccttaacaattatacaTTTCAttatcacttataaccaaacatgtttcttttcatgCCATCATGATAATCCATTACATTCCACATTCTATTCCTTCATGCCAAACGCTTCCTTAATTTTATTGTAAATGCATGTATGTAAATTTacaattttaattaatttattgtATTTTCTTAAATTAGTTAACTCATTAAAGTTGTAATtcatttttaaaataatttatttaaagaCAACCTAACTTTGGTGAAAAACAATTTTCGATATGTGTAGGATAAagtgtaacataaattttgatatgtgtagaaTGTATGTACGATAAATATCAATATGtgtagcataaattttgaaatatATAGGATAATCAATGAGAGAAGTTATAAACTATTTATTGTTTTTActattttgcttttttttttcttttcacatTAAGTTTCTTTTCAATCATTCCCTAGTTAATGCTTAATACTTGTTTATACATCTATAATCTATACCTAATAATTATACATCTATAATCTGTACCTAAGGCTACGCGGTATGGTGATGGTCttcccttggaggatgatccgtcacGTAGGATCCACGTAGGATGAGTGTGAGGATGAGGCAAAGAGGATGAAGATATGGAAATGGGGGAATGGACCTAAAATGTATATGTATATTGTATGTATAGATGTGTGAGAAAGGGTTGGGCTGGTTTTTTGTCTCCTTGTGGATCGTCCCCAACGTCTCAAAAGAGACGGACAAGACGCCGACGGAGGGGGCGGGGCGATGTTTGAACCGGTGCCGGAGGAAAACAGTAGAGGGACGACCCCCATACCGTGTATTCTAATAAATGAATGATGAACTATGGCACGTTCTACAGAATTGTAAACCCAATATTTTTCTCCAACTCCTCCTATTTcaaatttttatatttaatttcttgatttagaaaaaaagttatttatattatatcttaaaatattattacataattttcattatcattttttatttcattttgcaATCAAATGAAGATTCTGATAGTAAATGGTGTACTTCACAAATAAACACTTAAAAGCTAAAAATTGTAGAATGCATATTTGATAGTATTAAAAAGGTTATTCCATACTTTCTTTAATTTAATATATACAGGGGTTTTTACATTCTAACCAAAGGTAAAACAAAATaacttttatttttgtttgttatTAGTTATTTTTTAATTATCCATGCGAAATAAAATACATTTTCCCGTTTCTTCTCTCCTTTTATATTCAAACTTATCCCAACTCTCCCCACCTCACCACCCACTCCCTCCAACAGCCGCTTCAAACCTCTCCGATGCCACCTCCGGCCAAAACCCGCAACAAAATCCGCCAAATCGTCCGCCTCAAACACGCCATTCAACGCTGGCGCCACCGCTGCATCACCACCGCCTCcttcacctccacctccacctccgactcCGACTCCGAAACCGAAACCGAACGCCGCCGCACACCGTCCGCCGGAACCCTAGCCGTCTACGTCGGCTCAGAACGACACCGTTTCGTCATTCCGACTCGCTTCCTCAACCTACCGGTGTTCTTATCCTTACTCAAGAAAGCCGAAGAAGAATTCGGATTCCAAACAACCGGCGGATTAGTTATTCCTTGTGACGTCACTTTTTTCAAGAGGTTGTTGCAGGTTTTGAATCGAGACGATAACGGATTATCGAAGCTTGATTTGGACGATTTCACGGCGATGTTTGCCGATTTGAATATCGATTCTACCGCTCATTGTAAGGATGTTAATGTTAACGATTTTTCTAACGGTTTCAATCTGTCACAGAAAGCTAgggtttgaaatttgaaatgtgAAATAACCGCTTGTGTGATGTCACAGGTTCGTTATTCGTATcctctgttttttttttgttaatttgggGGTATGGTTATGGTTAGGTTATGCATCCTTGGGCTCAATTGGTTGTTGATGTATGGTTGATTGGGTTCTAATGAGATGTTGTTTCTGGTCATTGTTGTTTTGAGTAGTGAAATTTTGTTGTGGTAATGGTggttgatgatgaatgtttagcTTTCTCTTGTTTGACTGTGTTTGGTAGGGTCGGCGTGATCCTGGCCGTTTATGTCCTGACAAAATTGTTCGCTTATTTTAAAGCATTAAAGAAAGGTTATTCGCTTTTCAGTTTTTCACCCTAAAGTTTTGTGTACTTGAATCAATGATaatataagggtgtaaggggtgctcacctaataggtgagtcccctttcttacgcccaaccaatactcgtgtgccacgtcaactcctctcttaaactcccctaacaccccaatttgatggcggca
The Helianthus annuus cultivar XRQ/B chromosome 6, HanXRQr2.0-SUNRISE, whole genome shotgun sequence genome window above contains:
- the LOC110878925 gene encoding auxin-responsive protein SAUR71, translating into MPPPAKTRNKIRQIVRLKHAIQRWRHRCITTASFTSTSTSDSDSETETERRRTPSAGTLAVYVGSERHRFVIPTRFLNLPVFLSLLKKAEEEFGFQTTGGLVIPCDVTFFKRLLQVLNRDDNGLSKLDLDDFTAMFADLNIDSTAHCKDVNVNDFSNGFNLSQKARV